A genome region from Deinococcus sp. KNUC1210 includes the following:
- a CDS encoding YdcF family protein, whose amino-acid sequence MPTTDRLSRRFQARSGHARGGLGSGALALLLVCLGGLVLALPMLPVRSAAHPQATLLVLGAAQYNGRPSPAFRARLDHALSLYRAGGVRRIVVSGGVGRGDRYSEGEVGQMYLLKRQVPVAVVDAETHSRTTLENLRNSRPLLTGPVTLVTDAVHAPRALALARAVGLKADVSSVPLGAGHWKYRMREKLALLAYTVLGVGD is encoded by the coding sequence ATGCCCACCACCGACCGGCTCTCCAGGCGCTTCCAGGCGCGTTCTGGACATGCGAGGGGCGGTCTGGGAAGTGGAGCGCTGGCGCTGCTGCTGGTCTGTCTGGGGGGCCTGGTGCTGGCACTGCCGATGTTGCCCGTTCGGAGTGCGGCCCATCCACAGGCGACGCTGCTGGTACTGGGGGCCGCGCAGTACAACGGACGCCCCAGCCCGGCCTTTCGGGCACGCCTCGACCATGCCCTGTCGCTCTACCGTGCCGGGGGCGTGCGGCGCATCGTAGTCAGCGGGGGTGTGGGGCGCGGCGACCGCTATTCGGAAGGCGAGGTGGGCCAGATGTACCTGCTCAAGCGTCAGGTGCCCGTCGCTGTCGTGGACGCCGAGACGCACAGCCGCACCACACTCGAAAACCTGCGAAACAGCCGTCCCCTGCTGACAGGACCAGTCACGCTGGTGACCGATGCAGTACATGCCCCGCGTGCCCTGGCGCTGGCCCGCGCCGTGGGCCTGAAGGCCGACGTGAGCAGCGTACCGCTGGGAGCCGGACACTGGAAGTACCGGATGCGCGAAAAGCTGGCGCTGCTGGCGTACACGGTGCTGGGCGTCGGAGATTGA
- a CDS encoding carbohydrate ABC transporter permease has product MTTTPLEPSVGVSAPAGGSPRFSWSRVLMYAALLIAALFFLLPIYLLVVTAFKTPDAINLSTAWQLPKFLNWASFSDAWAKVGGNMGNSLFLAVVATALSAMIGSLNGYALSKWKFRGANTLFALMLFGMFIPYQSVLIPLFQFVKSLGLYGSIWSLILAHVVYGIPITTLIFRNFYADVPDALVEAATIDGAGFWGIYSKVIFPISIPGFVVVIIWQFTQVWNEFLFAATLASPSSQPVTYALSQLAGGQAVSWNLPMAGAILAAIPTLLVYILLGRYFVRGLLAGSVKG; this is encoded by the coding sequence ATGACCACCACGCCTCTGGAACCCTCGGTCGGCGTGTCGGCCCCGGCGGGCGGCTCTCCGCGCTTCTCCTGGTCGCGGGTGCTGATGTATGCAGCCCTGCTGATCGCGGCTCTGTTCTTCCTGCTGCCCATCTATCTGCTGGTCGTCACGGCCTTCAAGACGCCCGACGCCATCAACCTGAGCACCGCCTGGCAGCTGCCGAAATTCCTGAACTGGGCCAGCTTCTCGGACGCCTGGGCGAAGGTCGGCGGCAACATGGGCAACAGCCTGTTCCTGGCCGTGGTCGCCACCGCCCTGAGCGCCATGATCGGCTCTCTCAACGGCTACGCCCTGAGCAAGTGGAAATTCCGGGGAGCGAACACGCTGTTCGCGCTGATGCTCTTCGGCATGTTCATTCCGTATCAGTCGGTCCTCATTCCGCTGTTCCAGTTCGTCAAGTCGCTGGGGCTGTACGGAAGCATCTGGTCGTTGATTCTGGCGCACGTGGTGTACGGTATTCCCATCACCACCCTGATCTTCCGCAACTTCTATGCCGATGTGCCCGACGCGCTGGTCGAAGCCGCCACCATCGACGGCGCTGGCTTCTGGGGCATCTACAGCAAGGTTATCTTTCCGATCAGCATTCCCGGCTTCGTGGTGGTCATCATCTGGCAGTTCACCCAGGTATGGAACGAATTCCTGTTTGCCGCCACGCTCGCCAGCCCCAGCAGCCAGCCCGTGACCTACGCGCTGTCGCAGCTCGCGGGTGGGCAGGCCGTCAGTTGGAATCTGCCGATGGCGGGCGCGATTCTGGCCGCCATTCCCACGCTGCTGGTGTACATCCTGCTGGGCCGCTACTTCGTGCGCGGTCTGCTGGCGGGGAGCGTCAAGGGCTAA
- a CDS encoding carbohydrate ABC transporter permease, whose protein sequence is MKRLSTDRLWSMLVLAPSVLLLAVFVYGFIFRTGYTSLTDWGNDPAQAFSLKPIIRFIGFQNYSDLFTSSLNVRFRQDLISTLFFTVFFIAGCLGLGLSMALLLDRNPKAEGLWRTIFLFPMSLSFIVTGTIWRWMLQPQGGLNQLFHLDPAKNEWLTSRASIWGFDWNKIPLLTAVVVALALLVVAYRAFQSAQRTRMLVALGCSALLLIWALAVGPNVKMLPAPELHGFNIAFIGIIIAAVWQMSGYTMALYLAGLRGIPEEIREAARVDGANEWSTYRLVIFPLLAPITLSAMIILGHISLKIFDLVFAMTGPDNGATDVPALLMYITSFRQNALAVGAAIGTVLLLLVAIIIIPYLFSQFRSQEGHS, encoded by the coding sequence TTGAAACGCCTGTCCACTGACCGCCTATGGTCGATGCTGGTACTCGCGCCGTCGGTGCTGCTGCTGGCGGTGTTCGTGTACGGATTCATCTTCCGCACCGGCTATACCAGCCTGACCGATTGGGGAAACGATCCAGCCCAGGCCTTCAGCCTGAAGCCCATCATCCGGTTTATCGGCTTTCAGAATTACAGCGATCTGTTTACCAGCAGTCTCAACGTGCGCTTTCGCCAGGACCTCATCAGTACGCTGTTCTTCACGGTGTTCTTTATCGCCGGTTGCCTGGGGCTGGGCCTGAGCATGGCGCTGCTGCTCGACCGCAACCCCAAGGCCGAGGGTCTGTGGCGCACCATCTTCCTGTTCCCCATGAGCCTGAGCTTTATCGTGACCGGCACCATCTGGCGCTGGATGCTTCAGCCACAGGGCGGCCTGAATCAGCTTTTCCACCTCGATCCGGCCAAGAACGAATGGCTGACCAGTCGCGCCAGCATCTGGGGCTTTGACTGGAACAAGATTCCGCTGCTGACGGCAGTGGTGGTGGCCCTGGCACTGCTGGTGGTGGCGTACCGCGCCTTCCAGAGCGCTCAGCGCACCCGCATGCTGGTGGCGCTCGGCTGCTCGGCGCTGCTGCTGATCTGGGCACTGGCGGTCGGTCCCAACGTCAAGATGCTGCCTGCCCCCGAGCTGCACGGCTTCAACATCGCCTTTATCGGCATCATCATCGCGGCTGTCTGGCAGATGAGCGGCTACACCATGGCGCTGTATCTGGCTGGCCTGCGCGGTATTCCCGAGGAAATCCGCGAGGCGGCGCGTGTAGACGGCGCGAACGAATGGAGCACCTACCGTCTGGTGATCTTTCCGCTGCTCGCCCCGATCACGCTGTCGGCCATGATCATCCTGGGGCACATCAGCCTGAAGATTTTCGATCTGGTGTTCGCCATGACCGGCCCCGATAACGGCGCCACCGACGTTCCCGCGCTGCTGATGTACATCACCAGTTTCCGCCAGAACGCGCTGGCGGTGGGTGCCGCCATCGGCACGGTGCTGCTGCTGCTGGTCGCCATCATCATCATTCCGTACCTGTTCAGCCAGTTCCGTAGCCAGGAGGGCCACTCATGA
- a CDS encoding ABC transporter substrate-binding protein, translating into MKNRTKTALVAVTAAALLASAAQAAGKLEIFSWWAGDEGPALAALIKQYEAKYPGVKVDNATVTGGAGTNAKAVLKTRMLGGDPPDSFQAHAGQELTGTWVVADRMDDLTSLYKSEGWMSKFPKAVIDLVSYKGGIYSVPVDVHRSNVMWYQPATLKKYGVTAPTSWASFLTTCATLKAKGMATPLVMGENWTQQMIWESVAVGVLGPKGWNDLWSGKLKFTDPRVVGTFTTYGKVLDCANKDASGLSWQQATDRMLAGQAAFNIMGDWAAGYLTTTKKLKPGTDFAWSASPNTNGTFIMLADSFGLPKGVKDKAEVMNWLKLLGSKSGQDTFNPLKGSIAARTDSDLSKYSVYSQSAAKDWKSKVIVGSMVHGAAANEAFTSGFGSINDAFVSNRDAKAAAQASQDLATKSRIGM; encoded by the coding sequence ATGAAAAACCGTACCAAGACCGCCCTCGTCGCTGTGACCGCCGCTGCTCTGCTTGCCAGTGCCGCGCAGGCCGCTGGCAAACTGGAAATCTTCTCGTGGTGGGCCGGCGACGAAGGTCCCGCGCTTGCCGCCCTCATCAAGCAGTACGAGGCCAAGTACCCCGGCGTGAAGGTGGACAACGCCACCGTGACCGGCGGTGCAGGCACCAACGCCAAGGCCGTCCTGAAGACCCGTATGCTCGGTGGCGATCCGCCTGACAGCTTCCAGGCGCACGCCGGACAGGAGCTCACCGGCACCTGGGTCGTGGCCGACCGCATGGATGACCTGACCAGCCTGTACAAGTCCGAGGGGTGGATGAGCAAGTTCCCCAAGGCCGTCATTGATCTGGTGTCGTACAAGGGCGGCATCTACAGCGTGCCGGTCGACGTGCACCGCAGCAATGTGATGTGGTACCAGCCCGCCACCCTGAAGAAGTACGGCGTGACCGCGCCGACCAGCTGGGCCAGCTTCCTGACCACCTGCGCCACCCTGAAGGCCAAGGGCATGGCAACGCCGCTGGTGATGGGTGAGAACTGGACGCAGCAGATGATCTGGGAGTCGGTCGCCGTGGGCGTACTGGGGCCGAAGGGCTGGAACGACCTGTGGAGCGGCAAGCTGAAGTTCACCGATCCCCGCGTGGTCGGCACCTTCACCACCTACGGCAAGGTCCTCGACTGCGCCAACAAGGACGCCAGCGGCCTGAGCTGGCAGCAGGCTACCGACCGCATGCTGGCCGGACAGGCTGCCTTCAACATCATGGGTGACTGGGCCGCCGGCTACCTGACCACCACCAAGAAGCTGAAGCCCGGCACCGACTTCGCCTGGAGCGCAAGCCCCAACACCAACGGCACCTTCATCATGCTGGCCGACAGCTTCGGTCTGCCCAAGGGCGTCAAGGACAAGGCCGAGGTCATGAACTGGCTGAAGCTGCTGGGCAGCAAGTCCGGTCAGGACACCTTCAACCCGCTGAAGGGCAGCATCGCCGCCCGCACCGACAGCGATCTGAGCAAGTACAGCGTGTACTCGCAGAGCGCGGCCAAGGACTGGAAGAGCAAGGTCATCGTGGGCAGCATGGTGCACGGCGCGGCCGCCAACGAAGCCTTCACCAGCGGCTTCGGCAGCATCAACGACGCGTTCGTCAGCAACCGCGACGCCAAGGCCGCTGCACAGGCCTCGCAGGATCTGGCCACCAAGTCGCGCATCGGCATGTAA
- a CDS encoding ROK family protein encodes MKYDVLDMAAVRVQHSLLLLRLLWQQSAPRIDLSRQVGLSRSAISSIVHDLLAAGLVCEGEARVSASVGRRATMLSLNQDAACLLAVDLGASHLRVALLNLRCAVLASSERPYEIGMGPDATYPLIRQMALEVLEASGMTESRLAAVGVGVPGPVDFRTGEVVRPPNMTGWDGENVARALGRYFQTPVLVDNDANLGVLAEWKFGELQGTPDLIYLKVATGIGAGVLLGGRLHRGVSGGAGEIGHISINEQGPLGRSGNPGSLESYAAAGVVLAKMRTRLHRYPSTALTETSSMSELTRLSHTDPLARELWGEVGRHLGVAITTTLNLFNPAAVVFGGQMAAAGEPLLRAVRQVVEERAMQVNRGNVQIVASTLGRDIGVLGAGVMMLESLLSPEGIGQLTRVSRAQRPGAPAARAGSVPAALGESQPERSAGDLLPSRGAFQLHSGSRAPPLAAGESDVV; translated from the coding sequence ATGAAGTATGACGTTCTCGACATGGCTGCCGTGCGAGTTCAGCACAGTCTGCTGCTGTTGCGCCTGCTCTGGCAGCAGTCTGCGCCGAGGATCGATCTGTCTCGTCAGGTCGGGCTGTCGCGCAGCGCCATCAGCAGCATCGTGCACGACCTGCTCGCGGCGGGGCTGGTGTGCGAGGGTGAAGCGCGGGTGAGCGCGTCGGTAGGACGGCGGGCCACGATGCTGTCGCTGAATCAGGACGCGGCCTGTCTGCTGGCGGTCGATCTGGGAGCCAGCCATCTGCGGGTGGCGCTGCTGAATCTGCGCTGCGCCGTGCTGGCGAGCAGCGAGCGGCCCTACGAGATCGGCATGGGACCCGACGCCACCTACCCGCTGATTCGCCAGATGGCTTTGGAAGTGCTGGAAGCGTCGGGCATGACGGAATCGCGGCTGGCAGCGGTGGGCGTGGGTGTTCCCGGCCCGGTCGATTTCCGCACGGGTGAAGTGGTGCGCCCGCCCAATATGACCGGCTGGGACGGCGAAAACGTGGCGCGTGCGCTGGGGCGGTATTTTCAGACCCCGGTGCTGGTCGATAACGACGCCAATCTGGGTGTGCTGGCCGAGTGGAAATTCGGCGAATTGCAGGGCACGCCCGATCTGATCTACCTGAAGGTCGCCACCGGCATCGGAGCGGGCGTGCTGCTCGGTGGGAGGCTGCACCGGGGCGTGAGTGGCGGCGCGGGTGAAATCGGGCATATCAGCATCAACGAGCAGGGGCCGCTGGGCCGCAGCGGAAACCCGGGCAGCCTGGAAAGTTACGCTGCTGCCGGTGTGGTGCTGGCCAAGATGAGGACGCGCCTGCACCGCTACCCCAGCACCGCCCTGACCGAAACGAGCAGCATGAGCGAGCTGACACGGCTGAGCCACACCGATCCGCTGGCCCGCGAACTGTGGGGCGAGGTCGGGCGGCATCTGGGCGTGGCGATCACCACCACCCTGAATCTCTTCAACCCGGCGGCTGTGGTCTTTGGTGGGCAGATGGCAGCTGCCGGAGAGCCGCTGCTGCGGGCGGTGCGTCAGGTGGTCGAGGAACGCGCCATGCAGGTGAACCGGGGGAACGTGCAGATTGTCGCCAGTACCCTGGGCCGCGATATCGGCGTGCTGGGCGCGGGCGTGATGATGCTCGAATCCCTGCTGTCGCCCGAAGGCATCGGCCAGTTGACCCGTGTGAGCCGTGCCCAGCGGCCAGGAGCACCCGCAGCCAGAGCCGGAAGCGTGCCGGCGGCGCTGGGCGAATCGCAGCCAGAGCGCTCGGCGGGCGACCTGCTGCCCAGCAGGGGAGCCTTTCAGCTTCATTCGGGTTCGCGTGCGCCGCCTCTGGCTGCTGGTGAATCCGATGTCGTCTGA
- a CDS encoding arsenate reductase family protein, with translation MSKPTEVSVQMFGTKKSSATRAAERFFKERRVKVIFVDLGQRPIAKGELGRFVQKFGLTALLDMDGKKYEQLGLAYLRISEESLLERVIANPELLKLPLVRGGKTLSYGEDVAAWGAMLGS, from the coding sequence ATGAGCAAGCCGACCGAAGTGAGCGTGCAGATGTTCGGCACGAAGAAATCGAGCGCTACCCGCGCTGCCGAGCGCTTTTTCAAGGAGCGGCGCGTCAAGGTCATCTTCGTGGATCTGGGACAGCGGCCCATTGCCAAAGGGGAACTCGGACGCTTCGTGCAGAAATTCGGCCTGACCGCGCTGCTGGACATGGACGGCAAGAAATACGAGCAGCTGGGCCTCGCCTACCTGAGAATCAGCGAGGAAAGCCTGCTCGAACGCGTGATCGCCAACCCCGAACTGCTGAAGCTGCCGCTGGTGCGCGGCGGCAAGACCCTCAGCTACGGTGAGGACGTCGCTGCCTGGGGTGCCATGCTGGGCAGTTGA
- a CDS encoding DUF4384 domain-containing protein, giving the protein MKKTLMTALVPSLLALTLPLAMGTTLAAPKISAQSIIVNPVQTSLGVKVWTDRDSSGQNTPNYYVGDRIRIYTSVNQDAYVYLFNVDPTGKVDLILPNRYAGGANFVRAGVTKAFPSSQDRFTFDIAAPYGLNKVLALASTTKLNLNDIANFQSQNAQATGFADVKVNGQQQLAQALSIVVNPVQNPVPQNSWITDVAFYNVAGGSAVSQPQPVPVPVQPVASELPPYSVTQQTEWRTAFDSARSANEVYSYYASELQRQGYVQTDSRQDRGRLSGQFQKSGSVAELRVNQAGQHFDIVILKRS; this is encoded by the coding sequence ATGAAAAAGACCCTGATGACCGCTCTGGTACCCTCGCTGCTGGCTTTGACGCTTCCGCTGGCGATGGGCACCACCCTCGCCGCCCCCAAGATCTCGGCGCAGAGCATTATCGTCAACCCGGTGCAGACCAGCCTGGGTGTGAAGGTCTGGACCGACCGCGACAGCAGCGGCCAGAACACCCCCAACTACTACGTCGGCGACCGGATTCGGATCTACACCAGCGTCAACCAGGACGCCTACGTCTATCTCTTCAATGTCGATCCCACCGGCAAGGTCGATCTGATCCTTCCCAACCGGTATGCGGGCGGAGCCAACTTCGTGCGGGCAGGCGTGACCAAGGCCTTCCCCAGCAGCCAGGACCGCTTCACCTTCGACATCGCCGCGCCCTATGGCCTCAACAAGGTGCTGGCACTGGCCTCGACCACCAAGCTCAATCTGAACGACATCGCCAACTTTCAGAGCCAGAATGCCCAGGCCACCGGCTTTGCCGACGTGAAGGTGAACGGCCAGCAGCAGCTCGCCCAGGCCCTCAGCATCGTGGTCAACCCGGTGCAGAACCCGGTGCCCCAGAACAGCTGGATCACCGATGTGGCCTTCTACAACGTGGCTGGAGGCTCTGCCGTGAGCCAGCCTCAGCCCGTGCCGGTTCCGGTGCAGCCGGTCGCCAGCGAACTGCCCCCTTACAGCGTGACGCAGCAGACCGAGTGGCGCACCGCGTTCGACAGCGCCCGCAGCGCCAACGAGGTCTACAGCTACTACGCCTCCGAGTTGCAGCGCCAGGGCTACGTGCAGACCGATAGCCGTCAGGACCGTGGCCGTCTGTCGGGCCAGTTCCAGAAGTCGGGCAGCGTCGCTGAACTGCGCGTGAATCAGGCCGGGCAGCACTTCGACATCGTGATCCTGAAGCGCTCGTAA
- a CDS encoding DUF937 domain-containing protein, which translates to MNILELLQNELGGTVMERLGSVLGLGAAQARNVGEAILPLQLGALARQVHLPGGAQKLLDMAGQVPQGTVQDLIANDSGTQRLRQAGVTLLPEVLGSSLDSEVRRVSEQTGVSGGSVQGLMQMVLPLILGWLGKHARSQGLNAAGLGGLFAGLAGTAGLAGTVGLGKLAADVAPTVSSAAVPPSRPVSVATPPIPVSAPVYNGPTGTMPHSNQALGRKPGFGWLWMLPLLLLLLLGGCFLLAGKPKTPFAVVDPVGGTTVTSPFSVKGTGTAGETVTLKENGAAVGTTKVADDGTYSLTVPSAAAGDHTYALAESGNDQTLDLKLTAAQPLSFVTPAASALLPDGGFTLEGLGKPGDVLDIFENGVSLGKATVGADGKWSLTLPKLALGAHTFSVKGPGGLDLGSLKTTVQAAVQAAGGTFAVSFPAAGASLPAGAFTMKGNGKPGDVLEIFEDGTSLGKVTVGADGTWTLDVPSPVAGAHTYSVKGQDGTELGSVQTTIAAAAAGASTATCTKPFSLSIKDGQTVSAPYRFGGVGSGQKYEISVLRGTRQIGSRTVSLDSTCGWSYTSNPGKGTVTYSISEAGKSDVAGKITLTVK; encoded by the coding sequence ATGAATATTCTGGAACTCTTGCAAAACGAACTGGGCGGTACGGTGATGGAAAGGCTGGGCAGCGTGCTCGGTCTGGGAGCGGCCCAGGCCCGGAATGTGGGCGAGGCGATCCTGCCTCTGCAACTCGGCGCTCTGGCGAGGCAGGTTCATCTGCCCGGCGGTGCCCAGAAGCTGCTCGACATGGCGGGTCAGGTGCCGCAGGGCACGGTGCAGGACCTTATTGCCAACGACAGCGGCACGCAGCGGCTTCGTCAGGCGGGCGTGACGCTGCTGCCCGAAGTGCTGGGCTCGTCGCTCGACAGCGAGGTCCGGCGTGTATCCGAACAGACCGGCGTGAGCGGCGGCAGCGTCCAGGGCCTGATGCAGATGGTGTTGCCGCTGATTCTGGGCTGGCTGGGCAAGCACGCCCGCAGCCAGGGCCTGAACGCGGCTGGGCTGGGCGGCCTTTTCGCCGGGCTCGCGGGCACGGCTGGACTGGCCGGAACGGTGGGGCTGGGCAAGCTGGCGGCCGACGTAGCCCCCACGGTCAGCTCTGCTGCGGTGCCGCCAAGTCGGCCGGTCAGCGTTGCGACGCCTCCGATTCCGGTCAGTGCTCCGGTGTACAACGGTCCGACGGGTACGATGCCGCACAGCAATCAGGCGCTAGGACGTAAACCCGGCTTCGGCTGGCTCTGGATGTTGCCGCTGCTGCTACTGTTGCTGCTCGGCGGCTGCTTTCTGCTGGCAGGAAAGCCCAAGACGCCGTTCGCCGTCGTGGACCCTGTGGGCGGAACGACCGTCACCAGCCCCTTCAGTGTGAAGGGAACCGGCACCGCCGGGGAAACCGTGACGCTGAAGGAGAACGGCGCAGCGGTGGGCACCACCAAGGTCGCCGACGACGGCACCTACAGCCTGACAGTGCCGAGCGCCGCAGCAGGCGACCACACCTACGCGCTGGCCGAGTCGGGCAACGACCAGACGCTCGACCTGAAGCTGACGGCGGCGCAGCCACTGAGCTTCGTCACTCCGGCGGCTTCGGCGCTGCTGCCAGACGGCGGCTTCACGCTGGAAGGACTGGGCAAGCCCGGCGACGTGCTCGACATCTTCGAGAACGGCGTTTCGCTCGGCAAGGCCACGGTGGGTGCCGACGGCAAGTGGAGCCTGACGCTGCCCAAGCTGGCGCTCGGCGCTCACACCTTCAGCGTCAAGGGACCGGGCGGCCTTGATCTGGGCAGCCTGAAGACCACAGTCCAGGCCGCTGTGCAGGCTGCGGGCGGTACGTTCGCCGTGAGCTTCCCGGCAGCCGGGGCCAGCCTGCCCGCCGGAGCCTTCACCATGAAGGGCAACGGCAAGCCCGGCGACGTGCTGGAAATCTTCGAGGACGGCACCAGCCTGGGCAAGGTGACGGTGGGGGCCGACGGAACCTGGACGCTGGATGTGCCCAGCCCTGTTGCCGGAGCGCACACCTACAGCGTGAAGGGGCAGGACGGCACCGAACTCGGCAGCGTCCAGACCACCATCGCGGCGGCAGCAGCCGGAGCCAGCACCGCGACCTGCACCAAGCCTTTCTCGCTCTCGATCAAGGACGGCCAGACGGTCAGTGCGCCGTACCGCTTCGGTGGCGTGGGCAGTGGGCAGAAATACGAGATCAGCGTGCTGCGCGGCACCCGTCAGATCGGCAGCAGGACGGTGTCGCTCGACAGTACCTGTGGCTGGAGCTACACCAGCAACCCCGGCAAGGGCACCGTCACCTACTCGATCAGCGAGGCGGGCAAGAGCGACGTGGCCGGCAAGATCACCCTGACGGTGAAGTAA
- a CDS encoding NAD(P)-dependent oxidoreductase, with protein sequence MNEPHRTRVLLTGAAGEIGSALREQLRDHFDFILSDLREIPDLREDETFRQADLRDLEQVRRAMEGAQAVIHLGGIPDEHTYEMIRAGNMDGTQHVLAAAQEQGVQRVAFASSIHAVGYYPRTEQVGPQMPVRPDTYYGVSKVFGEALGRMYFERYGLEFVAVRICSFQQLPRDARHLSTWLSPRDAAQLFRRSLDAEGVGFLTVAGISGNTRRWMTPEGWDVLGYVPQDDAEQYASTLEHVHGDPASRSERFQGGIFTEADYLGRAKPSTEQP encoded by the coding sequence ATGAACGAGCCACACAGAACCCGGGTCCTGCTGACCGGCGCGGCGGGCGAGATCGGCAGCGCTCTGCGCGAACAGCTGCGCGACCACTTCGACTTCATCCTGAGCGATCTGCGCGAGATACCCGACCTGCGCGAGGATGAAACGTTTCGGCAGGCAGACCTGCGCGATCTGGAGCAGGTCCGCCGAGCCATGGAAGGCGCACAGGCGGTGATTCATCTGGGCGGCATTCCCGACGAGCACACCTACGAGATGATCCGGGCCGGCAATATGGACGGCACCCAGCACGTCCTGGCAGCAGCCCAGGAACAGGGTGTGCAGCGGGTGGCGTTCGCGTCGAGCATCCACGCCGTCGGGTATTACCCGCGCACCGAGCAGGTCGGCCCACAGATGCCGGTGCGCCCCGACACCTACTACGGCGTCAGCAAGGTCTTCGGGGAGGCGCTGGGACGTATGTATTTCGAGCGCTACGGGCTGGAATTCGTGGCGGTCCGCATCTGTTCGTTTCAGCAGCTTCCTAGAGATGCCCGCCACCTCAGCACCTGGCTCAGCCCCAGAGACGCCGCCCAGCTGTTCCGGCGCAGCCTGGACGCCGAAGGAGTCGGCTTTCTGACGGTGGCGGGCATCAGTGGCAACACCCGCCGCTGGATGACCCCGGAGGGCTGGGACGTGCTGGGTTATGTGCCGCAGGACGACGCCGAACAGTACGCCAGCACGCTGGAGCACGTGCACGGCGACCCGGCCAGCCGCAGCGAGCGCTTTCAGGGCGGCATCTTTACCGAAGCCGACTATCTGGGCCGGGCGAAGCCGTCCACCGAACAGCCCTGA
- the plsY gene encoding glycerol-3-phosphate 1-O-acyltransferase PlsY has protein sequence MSTGLLIVLAVLLSYLLGAVPAGTWVARLRGVDIRTVGSGNSGATNVQRSLGWGPGLVVGCFDILKGGLAVWLARQFHLDESVAALCGLCAVLGHNFSVFSGFRGGKGVATSFGVLLLIDPLAGAAIFPIAFCVMYLTRYVSAGSMVGAVSALVIEAALGRPWWELLISLILAALMFYQHRQNIVRLRLGTESRFGQRVAAPEPKSPKVMN, from the coding sequence GTGTCCACCGGGTTGCTGATCGTTCTGGCCGTACTGCTCTCTTACCTCCTCGGAGCCGTGCCTGCGGGCACCTGGGTCGCCCGTCTGCGCGGCGTCGATATACGCACGGTGGGATCGGGCAACAGTGGAGCCACCAACGTGCAGCGCTCGCTGGGCTGGGGGCCGGGCCTGGTGGTGGGGTGCTTCGACATCCTGAAAGGGGGGCTGGCCGTGTGGCTGGCCCGCCAGTTCCATCTCGATGAGAGCGTGGCGGCGCTGTGCGGACTGTGCGCGGTGCTGGGGCATAATTTCAGCGTCTTTTCGGGCTTCCGAGGCGGCAAGGGCGTGGCGACCAGCTTCGGCGTCCTGCTGCTGATCGACCCGCTGGCCGGGGCCGCCATCTTCCCCATCGCCTTCTGCGTGATGTACCTGACGCGCTACGTCTCGGCGGGCAGCATGGTCGGAGCCGTGAGCGCCCTGGTCATCGAAGCGGCGCTGGGCCGCCCGTGGTGGGAACTGCTGATCTCGCTGATCCTGGCTGCCCTGATGTTCTACCAGCACCGCCAGAACATCGTGCGGCTGCGCCTGGGCACCGAGAGCAGATTCGGTCAGCGGGTGGCTGCGCCCGAGCCCAAGAGTCCGAAAGTGATGAACTGA